A window from Neobacillus sp. PS3-40 encodes these proteins:
- a CDS encoding LacI family DNA-binding transcriptional regulator, translating into MVVTIKDVAKEANVAPSTVSRVIADNPRISEKTKRRVKEVMEKLGYYPNLQARSLAAKSTQTIGAVMPNAAFYSFQNPFYPEVLRGISKNAHASKYGIYLSTGSTEDEIFEEVISMVMGRRVDGIVLLSSRVNDRTIKYLEETGFPFVVVGRPYTNEERITFVDNDNVYITKQVTNYLINLGHENIAFVGGNQEFVVTIDRLNGYRMALEDAGYPVNDSYFVQEKNVLGTGEKAISALMSLDTPPTGLVTQDDLIAFEMISHLEKANIKVPEDISIISFNNLSLSEHSNPPLTSVDIGTFQLGYEATQCLIEKIENPNMLPKRITIPTKLIERKSCATKK; encoded by the coding sequence ATGGTGGTCACGATAAAGGATGTAGCTAAGGAAGCCAATGTTGCGCCTTCCACTGTTTCAAGGGTAATTGCTGATAATCCTCGAATTAGTGAAAAGACAAAAAGGCGCGTAAAAGAGGTTATGGAAAAACTGGGGTACTATCCCAATTTACAAGCACGGAGCTTGGCGGCCAAAAGCACACAAACCATCGGAGCAGTGATGCCAAATGCAGCCTTCTATTCATTTCAAAATCCCTTTTACCCAGAAGTTTTAAGAGGAATCAGTAAAAATGCCCATGCAAGTAAATATGGTATTTACCTTTCAACCGGATCAACAGAAGATGAAATCTTTGAAGAAGTTATTTCTATGGTTATGGGTAGACGTGTTGACGGAATCGTTCTATTGTCTTCCCGCGTTAATGATCGAACGATAAAGTACTTGGAAGAAACGGGTTTTCCATTTGTCGTTGTTGGAAGACCTTATACAAATGAGGAAAGAATAACATTTGTTGATAATGATAATGTTTATATCACAAAACAAGTTACGAATTATTTGATAAATTTAGGACATGAAAATATAGCCTTCGTGGGTGGAAATCAAGAATTTGTTGTTACAATTGATCGGTTAAATGGATATAGGATGGCACTTGAGGATGCAGGCTATCCTGTAAATGATAGCTATTTTGTTCAAGAAAAAAATGTATTGGGAACTGGGGAGAAGGCTATTAGTGCTTTAATGTCGTTAGATACTCCTCCGACTGGTCTTGTCACACAGGATGATTTAATTGCTTTTGAAATGATTAGTCATTTGGAGAAGGCAAACATAAAGGTACCAGAAGATATTTCAATCATTAGTTTTAATAATTTATCATTATCGGAACATTCGAATCCACCGTTAACATCAGTAGATATTGGGACCTTCCAATTAGGATATGAAGCAACCCAATGCCTTATTGAAAAAATCGAGAATCCAAATATGCTGCCTAAACGGATTACGATTCCAACTAAATTGATTGAACGAAAGTCATGTGCTACCAAAAAATAA
- a CDS encoding alpha-glucosidase — translation MNKFWWKEAVAYQIYPRSFMDSNGDGIGDILGIISKLDYLKDLGIDVIWVCPMFQSPNDDNGYDISDYHKIMAEFGTMQDFNLLLKEVHSRGMKLILDLVINHTSDEHPWFIESRSRIDNPKRDWYIWRDGKEEEEPNNWESVFGGSAWELDEQSGQYFLHIFSKKQPDLNWENKEVRESLYEMINWWLKQGIDGFRVDAISHIKKEAGLVDMPNPKGLKYVASFEKHMNVKGIHSFLQELKEETFSKYDIMTVGEANGVQVEDIELWVDEKQGKFNMVFQFEHLKLWDAEVKKDLDIVGLKKILSSWQKGVEGKGWNALFIENHDQPRRVSTWGNDQEYWRESATALGAMYFLMQGTPFIYQGQEIGMTNVKFKSIDDYDDVATKNLYHLKRADGVPHEEIMEIIWASSRDNSRTPMQWSSEVNAGFTSQTPWLMVNPNYKDVNVENQQNDEKSILNFYKKMIALKKGNEVFTYGTYDLLVENDPQIYAYTRTLNGNKIVVMANLSNQPASVNEKIGLFKDNHELLLNNIDISEDESLSELVLKPYEARVYRV, via the coding sequence ATGAATAAATTTTGGTGGAAAGAAGCAGTTGCATATCAAATTTATCCTCGAAGTTTTATGGATTCAAATGGAGATGGTATTGGGGACATATTGGGAATCATCTCCAAACTTGATTATCTAAAAGATTTAGGAATTGATGTGATTTGGGTTTGTCCGATGTTTCAATCACCGAATGATGATAATGGCTATGATATAAGTGATTATCACAAAATAATGGCTGAGTTTGGAACGATGCAGGATTTTAACCTTCTTCTTAAAGAGGTTCACAGTCGGGGCATGAAGTTGATCCTTGATTTGGTTATTAACCATACAAGTGATGAGCATCCATGGTTTATCGAATCGCGCTCAAGAATTGATAATCCAAAACGAGATTGGTATATTTGGCGTGATGGGAAAGAGGAAGAAGAGCCAAATAACTGGGAAAGTGTTTTTGGGGGATCTGCCTGGGAGTTAGATGAACAAAGTGGCCAATATTTCTTGCATATTTTTTCAAAAAAACAGCCTGATTTGAATTGGGAAAATAAAGAGGTAAGAGAATCTTTATATGAGATGATCAATTGGTGGCTTAAACAGGGGATTGACGGATTTCGAGTTGACGCGATTAGTCATATTAAAAAAGAAGCTGGGCTAGTTGATATGCCGAATCCTAAAGGACTAAAGTATGTTGCGTCTTTTGAAAAACATATGAATGTCAAAGGGATTCATAGTTTTTTGCAGGAGCTTAAGGAAGAGACCTTCTCTAAATATGACATTATGACTGTTGGAGAGGCCAATGGCGTGCAAGTTGAGGATATCGAGCTTTGGGTCGATGAAAAGCAAGGAAAGTTCAATATGGTGTTCCAATTTGAACATCTTAAACTCTGGGATGCAGAAGTAAAAAAGGATCTGGATATCGTAGGTCTAAAGAAAATTTTATCCTCTTGGCAAAAAGGTGTTGAGGGAAAGGGTTGGAATGCGCTATTTATTGAGAACCACGACCAACCACGAAGAGTGTCTACCTGGGGAAATGATCAGGAATATTGGCGGGAGAGTGCAACAGCGCTAGGAGCCATGTATTTTCTCATGCAAGGTACGCCGTTTATTTACCAAGGCCAAGAAATTGGGATGACGAATGTGAAATTTAAATCGATTGATGATTATGATGATGTTGCGACGAAAAATTTATATCATTTGAAAAGGGCGGATGGAGTTCCACACGAGGAAATCATGGAAATTATCTGGGCATCAAGCCGAGATAACTCTCGGACTCCGATGCAGTGGTCATCAGAGGTAAACGCTGGTTTTACTAGTCAAACTCCATGGCTAATGGTGAACCCTAATTATAAGGATGTTAACGTGGAGAATCAGCAAAATGATGAAAAATCAATCTTAAATTTTTACAAGAAAATGATTGCCTTAAAAAAGGGGAATGAAGTGTTTACGTATGGTACGTATGATTTGCTAGTAGAAAATGACCCGCAAATTTATGCCTATACTCGTACACTGAATGGGAACAAGATTGTTGTGATGGCAAACCTTTCTAATCAACCAGCAAGTGTAAATGAGAAAATAGGTCTATTCAAGGATAATCATGAATTATTGCTAAATAATATTGATATTTCGGAGGATGAATCACTTTCGGAGTTAGTATTAAAGCCGTATGAAGCAAGAGTATATCGTGTTTAA
- a CDS encoding GDYXXLXY domain-containing protein: protein MNKRTKYLLLACAVPVLILLGMCVTPLYTIMNGDDILLQTRPIDPSDPFSGDYVSLQYEAEQVPQEMVETKILKDNQYGTKVYVLLKKKNGVHTPIKVTLEKPKKGIYLKGVLNYIDDREKLVYLQYSLDKYYVEDNTGTKWENAALKGGVRAKVKVKNGYAMLVGIEKK, encoded by the coding sequence ATGAATAAAAGAACGAAATATCTGCTATTAGCTTGTGCTGTGCCAGTGCTCATCCTTTTAGGTATGTGTGTAACTCCTCTATACACCATTATGAATGGAGACGATATCCTTCTCCAAACTAGACCAATTGATCCGTCAGATCCTTTTAGTGGCGACTATGTTTCACTACAATACGAAGCAGAACAAGTGCCACAAGAGATGGTAGAAACTAAAATACTAAAAGATAACCAATATGGAACAAAAGTTTATGTTCTTCTTAAAAAAAAGAATGGTGTTCATACTCCAATCAAAGTCACCCTTGAAAAGCCCAAAAAAGGAATTTACTTAAAAGGTGTGTTGAACTATATAGATGATCGTGAAAAATTAGTCTACCTCCAATATAGTTTGGATAAATACTATGTGGAGGATAATACAGGAACCAAATGGGAAAATGCCGCTCTTAAAGGTGGGGTTCGGGCAAAAGTAAAAGTGAAAAATGGGTATGCGATGTTAGTGGGTATCGAGAAAAAATAA
- a CDS encoding carbohydrate ABC transporter permease: protein MGRKNKWPVEILGVLLGLLWLAPFYLMIVNSFKTKRELFTDTLRLPEGFNLNNYIEAFTELDFVKTFFNSLIITVVSVVIIIVFSSMAAYALSRNKGKVSTVIFFIFVSAMLIPFQSVMIPLVTVFGKMDMLNRPGLIFMYLGFGVSLSIFLYHGTLNGIPKSLDEAATIDGANKFQIFWYIIFPMLKPITVTVAILNTIWIWNDYLLPSLVINQEGMETIPLKMFFFFGEYTKQWHLAMAGLTIAIIPVIIGYFFAQREIIKGISDGAVK from the coding sequence ATGGGTCGGAAAAATAAGTGGCCGGTTGAGATTTTAGGTGTCTTACTAGGGCTTTTATGGCTTGCTCCTTTTTATTTAATGATTGTAAACTCCTTTAAGACAAAAAGGGAACTCTTCACAGATACATTACGCCTTCCTGAAGGATTCAATTTGAATAACTACATTGAAGCATTTACAGAATTGGACTTCGTCAAAACATTTTTTAATTCTCTTATAATCACAGTTGTTAGTGTTGTGATTATCATTGTGTTTTCCTCGATGGCTGCCTATGCTTTATCAAGGAATAAAGGCAAAGTAAGCACTGTTATCTTTTTCATATTTGTTTCAGCAATGCTTATTCCATTCCAATCGGTTATGATTCCGCTTGTAACAGTCTTTGGAAAAATGGATATGTTAAATCGTCCAGGTTTGATTTTTATGTACTTAGGTTTTGGAGTCAGTCTTTCCATATTCTTATACCACGGGACATTAAATGGGATACCAAAGTCATTGGATGAAGCGGCAACCATAGATGGTGCAAACAAATTTCAAATCTTTTGGTATATTATTTTCCCGATGTTAAAACCAATTACAGTGACAGTTGCCATTTTAAATACGATTTGGATCTGGAATGACTATTTACTGCCATCTTTAGTCATAAACCAAGAGGGAATGGAAACCATCCCGCTAAAAATGTTCTTCTTCTTCGGTGAGTACACAAAGCAATGGCATTTAGCAATGGCTGGTTTAACGATTGCAATTATTCCAGTGATAATCGGTTACTTTTTTGCACAGCGTGAAATTATCAAAGGGATTTCTGATGGTGCTGTTAAATAA
- a CDS encoding ABC transporter substrate-binding protein, with protein sequence MKKNKVFSVVFALILLLSVALVGCSSSSSNNSKKDAKNVTLDIFQFKVEFKKQFEEVAKKYESEHKGVKINITTVGGGEDYGAALKSKFASGKEPAIYNIGGPQDVADWQKKLADLSDTKAAKVALKGTLDGVTTDGKVLGLPYNQEGYGLIYNKSVFEKAGIDPKSITNYASLENAVKTLDSKKKDLGLKAVFALPAKETWVTGLHLSNAFLAPEFDNNVLNAFKSKTVEFKYADAFKKVLDLQNTYSVQPTVSLDYSQQVEELFSLQKVAMIQQGNWVYGSIAGIDQKFADNNVGILPIPVEGYKEDSIPVGIPMYWGINSNKDKSTVAEAKKFIDWLYTSDEGKKTVINDFKFIPAYDGFDASQIKDPISKEIYQYAQSGKTIGWVFMGYPTGWGQDQLGVQIQKYLSKQLSWDDLVKNVKKSWEDSRK encoded by the coding sequence ATGAAAAAGAATAAAGTATTTTCTGTTGTTTTCGCGCTCATTCTTTTACTTAGCGTTGCTTTAGTTGGTTGCTCATCTTCATCTTCTAACAACTCAAAGAAAGATGCAAAAAATGTCACGTTGGATATTTTCCAATTTAAAGTGGAGTTTAAAAAGCAATTTGAAGAGGTTGCAAAGAAATATGAAAGCGAACATAAAGGTGTAAAAATCAATATCACAACTGTTGGTGGCGGAGAAGATTACGGTGCTGCATTGAAATCTAAATTTGCATCTGGTAAAGAACCTGCTATTTACAATATAGGTGGACCACAAGACGTTGCAGATTGGCAGAAGAAATTAGCTGATCTTTCTGATACAAAAGCGGCTAAGGTTGCACTAAAAGGAACACTTGATGGTGTAACAACTGATGGAAAAGTTCTTGGCTTACCTTATAACCAAGAAGGATACGGTCTTATCTATAATAAATCTGTATTTGAAAAAGCTGGAATTGATCCAAAATCAATAACTAACTATGCATCTCTTGAAAATGCAGTTAAAACATTAGACTCTAAGAAAAAAGATCTTGGTCTTAAAGCAGTATTTGCTTTACCGGCAAAAGAAACTTGGGTAACTGGTTTACATTTATCTAATGCATTCCTTGCACCTGAATTTGATAACAATGTATTAAATGCATTTAAATCAAAAACAGTAGAATTTAAGTATGCAGATGCCTTTAAGAAGGTTCTTGACCTACAAAATACTTATTCTGTACAACCGACTGTAAGCCTTGATTACTCACAACAAGTAGAAGAGTTATTCTCTCTACAAAAAGTAGCAATGATTCAACAAGGTAACTGGGTTTATGGTTCCATTGCTGGCATTGACCAAAAATTTGCTGATAATAACGTAGGAATTCTACCAATTCCAGTTGAAGGCTATAAAGAAGATTCAATTCCTGTTGGAATTCCAATGTATTGGGGCATAAACAGTAATAAAGACAAGAGTACTGTAGCAGAAGCTAAGAAATTTATTGATTGGTTGTACACTTCTGACGAGGGTAAGAAAACAGTAATCAATGATTTCAAATTCATTCCTGCATATGACGGATTCGATGCATCCCAAATTAAAGATCCTATTTCTAAAGAAATCTACCAATATGCACAAAGTGGAAAAACAATTGGTTGGGTATTCATGGGATATCCTACAGGTTGGGGACAAGACCAACTTGGTGTTCAAATTCAGAAATACTTAAGTAAACAATTAAGTTGGGATGATTTAGTTAAGAATGTTAAAAAGTCTTGGGAAGATTCAAGAAAATAA
- a CDS encoding sugar ABC transporter permease gives MRTRDLSYWLFLAPVLLALSLVVLIPLILGIYYSFTNWNGIDVGGFVGLENYLKVFKDKEFIDSLKFTVLFSVVSIILINFIGLSLALIVTSKIKTNKFLRTIFFMPNLIGGLILGFIWQFIFIKVFAGVGDALGIKSLEGWLSTTGTGFWGLVILMSWQMAGYIMVIYIAYLEGVPHELIEAAEIDGATPFQRLRYIVFPLVAPAFTVSMFLTLSNTFKLYDQNLSLTAGGPFNSTQMVAMQIFKTAFGESQMAFAQAKAVIFFVIVAVISLTQVYINKKREVEM, from the coding sequence CTGCGAACTCGGGATCTATCGTACTGGTTGTTTTTAGCTCCGGTCCTTTTAGCATTATCACTTGTTGTCCTAATACCCTTAATTTTAGGTATTTATTATTCTTTTACAAATTGGAATGGAATTGATGTTGGCGGTTTTGTTGGACTTGAAAATTACCTTAAAGTTTTTAAGGATAAAGAATTTATAGATTCCCTAAAGTTTACTGTTCTATTTTCAGTAGTTTCAATTATTTTGATTAACTTTATTGGTCTTTCATTGGCATTGATTGTTACATCAAAAATTAAAACAAATAAATTTTTAAGAACGATCTTTTTTATGCCAAACCTGATTGGTGGACTTATTCTAGGATTTATTTGGCAGTTCATTTTTATTAAAGTATTTGCTGGAGTGGGTGATGCTCTAGGCATTAAAAGTTTAGAAGGCTGGCTATCGACAACTGGAACTGGTTTTTGGGGACTTGTGATTCTAATGAGCTGGCAAATGGCTGGTTATATAATGGTTATTTATATAGCTTACTTAGAGGGAGTTCCACATGAACTGATCGAAGCGGCGGAGATTGATGGGGCAACCCCATTTCAACGGCTCCGATATATTGTTTTCCCACTGGTAGCGCCTGCGTTTACTGTAAGTATGTTTTTAACATTGTCTAATACATTCAAACTATATGATCAAAATTTATCGTTAACAGCTGGTGGGCCTTTTAACTCAACACAAATGGTCGCGATGCAGATATTTAAAACAGCCTTTGGAGAAAGCCAAATGGCCTTTGCTCAAGCTAAAGCAGTTATCTTCTTTGTCATTGTTGCAGTTATTTCATTAACACAGGTTTACATCAATAAGAAGAGGGAGGTTGAGATGTAA
- a CDS encoding Crp/Fnr family transcriptional regulator, which produces MKCNHSFDDPESMKLCVAGVPIFNHLSNREMQEIVETSRTKVYRKGEFIFQPGDPSGNLLIIHTGRVKMYRVSESGKEQLLRILEPGDFIGDLSLFTNETSDNYAETMINTEICAIHRADMQQFLITHPLISVKILEEISKRLNEAEKTIERLSLQDAEKRIASYLVELVKNTVDPKSITLPLNILLPMSKKDLASYIGTTKETLSRRLSSFQDNGWISLTGQRNITILNFEPLLNLE; this is translated from the coding sequence ATGAAATGCAATCATTCATTTGATGACCCTGAATCAATGAAACTTTGTGTTGCCGGGGTTCCCATTTTCAACCATCTTTCAAATCGAGAAATGCAAGAAATTGTGGAGACCAGTCGCACTAAAGTTTACAGAAAAGGGGAATTTATTTTCCAGCCTGGTGATCCATCAGGGAACCTATTAATTATTCATACAGGGAGGGTTAAAATGTACCGGGTTTCAGAATCAGGAAAAGAGCAGCTTCTCCGTATTCTTGAACCTGGTGACTTCATCGGAGATCTATCCCTTTTTACGAATGAGACCTCGGATAATTATGCGGAGACAATGATCAATACGGAGATCTGCGCAATTCATCGAGCAGACATGCAGCAATTTCTTATTACTCACCCTCTGATTTCCGTTAAAATTCTTGAAGAAATTAGTAAGCGATTGAATGAGGCAGAAAAAACAATTGAACGATTAAGCCTCCAAGATGCCGAAAAACGGATTGCATCCTATCTTGTCGAACTTGTAAAAAATACAGTTGATCCTAAGTCAATCACGCTCCCACTTAACATTCTTCTCCCAATGAGTAAAAAGGATCTTGCTTCCTATATTGGAACGACTAAGGAAACGTTGAGCAGAAGGCTCTCCTCTTTCCAAGACAACGGGTGGATTAGCTTAACAGGGCAACGCAATATCACTATCTTAAACTTTGAGCCACTTCTTAACTTAGAGTAA
- a CDS encoding heavy metal-associated domain-containing protein, with protein sequence MKNITFQVDDFICPSCVQKIEKVMSTQPGVNEVKVLFNAAKVKIKFDETTGSPEEYEGILTKLGSDVLSKKIS encoded by the coding sequence ATGAAAAATATTACATTCCAAGTTGATGATTTTATTTGCCCTAGCTGTGTACAAAAAATTGAAAAAGTTATGTCTACACAACCAGGTGTTAATGAGGTAAAAGTTCTTTTCAATGCAGCGAAGGTTAAAATCAAGTTTGACGAAACCACAGGAAGCCCTGAAGAATATGAAGGAATACTTACAAAGCTAGGAAGCGATGTTCTTTCAAAGAAAATTTCCTAG
- a CDS encoding VOC family protein — protein MLHHIEIYVSDLTKTITFWDWLFTELNYEKYQKWDNGISWKYRETYIVFVQAEERFMDVPFHRCRVGLNHLAFHAKSKEHVNELTGKLKERGIKILYSDKHPYAGGTKHYAVYFEDPDRIKVEIVAPVE, from the coding sequence ATGCTGCATCATATTGAAATTTATGTTTCCGATTTAACGAAGACCATTACATTCTGGGATTGGTTATTTACTGAATTGAACTATGAGAAATATCAAAAATGGGATAATGGAATCAGTTGGAAATATAGGGAAACATACATTGTGTTTGTTCAGGCAGAAGAACGATTTATGGATGTTCCTTTCCATCGCTGTAGAGTAGGTCTAAATCATTTAGCTTTTCATGCAAAATCAAAGGAACATGTAAATGAACTAACAGGTAAATTAAAGGAAAGAGGAATAAAAATTCTATATTCTGATAAGCATCCCTATGCCGGGGGAACAAAACATTATGCTGTCTACTTTGAAGATCCAGACAGGATAAAAGTAGAAATAGTAGCCCCAGTAGAATAG
- a CDS encoding cation-translocating P-type ATPase, with amino-acid sequence MKWLSKGKLVSVTGVCIITALVFQFIHFTIMSDIIFWIATILAGYPIAKNAFQAITLKVISIELLVTVAVIGALFIGEYSESAAVTFLFILGSYLEHRTLEKTRSSLKSLLDLAPLEARIVKDGKEEIIAAEDVQEKDILFIHSGEKVPADGRVIDGEAHVNEAAITGESIPVQKKANDKVFSGTIIDNGYLKVEAQKVGEDTTFSKILQLVEEAQDTKAKTQKFIEKFATYYTPSILVLSIGVFIITRDIRLALTFLVISCPGALVISAPVSIVAGIGNGAKRGILIKGGEITERAAKLSIIAFDKTGTLTVGKPQVAAIKTIEITENELLAVSAKAESFSEHHLARAILDEAAKKGVASNEKPENFQVFKGMGVIASIDGNSWLIGNRKMMAHNQVKINDDIEQYVYNEEVRGRTAVMIANGQQLKGIISISDRIRPEAAETIRLLKKAGKKVIMLTGDNERTAATVAAEVGISDYFAGLLPEQKVAKIKELQASGLMVGMVGDGINDAPAIATADVGIAMGGAGTDAAMETADIILMADRMEKLPFTLNLAQATVRNMQQNMFFAVSIVILLLVGVLSKTVFLASGMLIHELSVLIVILNAIRLLKFKSTGRSPINTNTNVFVTIPNQK; translated from the coding sequence ATGAAATGGTTAAGCAAGGGTAAGCTTGTTTCTGTCACGGGGGTCTGTATCATAACGGCTCTCGTTTTTCAATTCATTCATTTTACAATCATGTCCGATATTATTTTTTGGATTGCCACTATTCTTGCTGGCTATCCAATTGCTAAAAATGCCTTCCAAGCCATTACACTAAAGGTAATTAGCATTGAATTACTTGTTACTGTAGCTGTTATTGGTGCACTTTTTATCGGAGAATATTCAGAATCGGCAGCTGTTACATTCCTGTTCATACTTGGTTCATACCTTGAACATCGAACACTTGAAAAAACGAGGTCTTCCTTAAAATCGCTACTGGATCTTGCTCCACTGGAAGCACGTATTGTCAAAGATGGTAAAGAAGAAATCATTGCAGCTGAAGATGTCCAAGAGAAAGACATTCTTTTCATCCATTCAGGTGAAAAAGTACCTGCAGACGGACGGGTAATTGATGGGGAAGCACATGTAAATGAAGCAGCCATTACCGGAGAATCCATTCCTGTGCAGAAAAAAGCAAATGATAAAGTATTTAGTGGGACCATAATCGATAACGGCTATCTTAAGGTAGAGGCTCAAAAGGTTGGTGAAGATACCACCTTCTCTAAAATTCTACAACTCGTCGAAGAAGCACAAGATACAAAAGCAAAGACACAAAAATTTATTGAAAAATTTGCAACCTACTATACACCTTCGATACTCGTTCTTTCGATAGGGGTATTTATTATTACTCGAGATATTAGACTAGCACTCACCTTTCTTGTTATCTCTTGCCCAGGTGCACTCGTGATTTCTGCACCCGTTTCAATTGTAGCTGGAATCGGGAATGGAGCAAAACGCGGTATTCTGATTAAAGGTGGGGAAATTACTGAAAGAGCTGCTAAACTTAGCATTATTGCCTTTGATAAAACCGGTACCCTTACAGTTGGGAAACCTCAAGTAGCCGCCATTAAAACGATTGAAATAACTGAAAATGAGTTACTAGCAGTTTCAGCAAAAGCAGAGTCCTTTTCAGAGCACCATTTGGCAAGAGCTATTTTGGATGAGGCAGCTAAAAAAGGGGTAGCTTCAAATGAAAAACCAGAAAATTTCCAAGTATTTAAAGGCATGGGAGTTATCGCTTCAATCGATGGAAACAGCTGGTTAATTGGGAACCGGAAAATGATGGCACACAATCAAGTTAAAATAAATGATGACATTGAACAATATGTATATAATGAAGAAGTAAGAGGTCGCACTGCTGTTATGATTGCGAATGGACAACAACTAAAAGGAATCATATCCATTTCAGATAGGATAAGACCTGAAGCTGCCGAGACTATAAGACTACTAAAAAAAGCAGGCAAAAAAGTGATCATGCTTACAGGTGATAATGAACGCACTGCCGCAACTGTTGCTGCTGAAGTTGGCATTAGTGACTATTTTGCCGGACTACTTCCCGAACAAAAGGTAGCAAAAATAAAGGAACTTCAAGCCTCTGGGCTGATGGTCGGAATGGTTGGCGATGGTATTAATGATGCCCCAGCAATTGCAACCGCTGATGTTGGGATTGCCATGGGTGGCGCAGGAACTGATGCTGCAATGGAAACTGCGGATATTATCTTAATGGCTGATCGTATGGAAAAGTTACCATTCACTCTAAATCTAGCTCAGGCAACCGTCCGCAACATGCAACAGAATATGTTCTTCGCCGTTTCGATTGTTATCCTCCTTCTTGTGGGAGTACTATCCAAGACAGTGTTCCTAGCATCCGGAATGTTAATTCATGAATTAAGCGTGCTTATTGTCATTCTTAATGCGATCCGTTTATTGAAGTTTAAAAGCACTGGGAGATCGCCTATTAATACAAACACGAATGTATTTGTAACCATACCTAATCAGAAATGA
- a CDS encoding DUF2157 domain-containing protein, with translation MTKRMIKKQELAILKRELHYLEESGILLGSKVTEIQEIYQVEERLSFTKTLLYVGSVLIGAGILSFIASNWGDIGKLTKFIFIIVMFLGCNLAGFGMEKTYPKTSRSLYYLGVLVFGAGIFLVRQMFHFGGDFQAAFLWWSLGIIPLAWALRDKWILLLASIFAFIYMTDGSFIQGESIPYWILLWIVAIYIINEKIGFSKATGFVAGFLPLIFIGIVFNSITKGHEDYLYVLGLIYLAIGIFIVLTRIKIKEIYMIVGYLVHGGAALMLSFGDVWPVDWIYIPFSILYLLFVLYLVKKGSLLSIIILCAMIFRFYLDISFEFLPKSFVFIIGGLLLLGFGFYFEKQRKKGGGSHE, from the coding sequence TTGACGAAACGAATGATAAAAAAACAAGAACTGGCAATTTTGAAGCGTGAACTTCATTATTTAGAGGAATCAGGGATTTTATTGGGGAGTAAGGTAACTGAGATCCAGGAGATATACCAAGTAGAGGAACGCCTTTCTTTTACAAAAACTCTTTTATATGTAGGATCGGTCTTGATTGGAGCAGGAATCCTTAGTTTCATTGCAAGTAACTGGGGAGATATTGGAAAGCTAACTAAGTTTATTTTTATTATTGTTATGTTTTTAGGTTGTAATTTAGCTGGATTCGGAATGGAAAAAACCTATCCAAAGACATCAAGAAGCCTTTATTATTTGGGTGTGTTAGTGTTTGGAGCAGGGATTTTTCTTGTTAGGCAAATGTTTCATTTTGGGGGAGATTTTCAGGCTGCCTTTTTATGGTGGTCGCTGGGTATTATACCATTAGCCTGGGCATTACGGGATAAATGGATTCTACTGCTTGCTTCTATTTTTGCCTTCATCTATATGACAGATGGCTCATTTATTCAAGGGGAAAGTATCCCTTATTGGATACTCCTTTGGATTGTAGCAATATATATAATAAATGAAAAGATTGGCTTTTCAAAAGCAACAGGCTTTGTGGCGGGATTTCTACCACTCATCTTTATCGGAATTGTATTTAACTCCATTACCAAAGGGCATGAAGATTATTTGTATGTGCTAGGTCTTATATATCTTGCAATCGGGATATTTATTGTCCTCACTCGGATAAAGATAAAAGAGATTTACATGATAGTTGGATATCTTGTTCATGGTGGGGCAGCACTTATGTTGTCATTTGGAGATGTCTGGCCCGTCGATTGGATCTATATCCCTTTCTCAATCCTGTATCTTTTATTTGTTTTGTATTTGGTGAAAAAGGGAAGTTTACTAAGTATTATCATCCTCTGCGCTATGATTTTCCGCTTTTATCTTGATATATCTTTTGAGTTTTTGCCAAAGTCTTTCGTTTTTATCATAGGCGGACTCCTCTTGCTTGGGTTTGGTTTTTATTTTGAAAAGCAAAGGAAAAAAGGAGGGGGATCGCATGAATAA